From one Catellatospora sp. IY07-71 genomic stretch:
- a CDS encoding DUF4132 domain-containing protein, with protein sequence MAPTAQHPQQVAELKRLLAAGDTEAIMAQLVSLAQVSHGAWGFGSPSVKDVLHALPGPQQRELLRQLLDQARTARTAADADHLFELAEWLVRRLSPPDPADAFALVLEVEGQRWMCHDPSLVSTAWDLLDRGRELPADFLAMMRRTVTGSYRPKEFPALLAKVPAQPLLNLGEAWSDRVLAEVAELGQPWHDLVAHAATATPTKITKAFEVRGRALLDTVGVDKAAVVLTGWLSLVGRPRTRPVVRRHYDSDVNELFDPVNATVLRGLIWLAGLLPPQPDLARLLGALVDTSLRKAAGVGPRSPKIANTAVHTLARIDSDDALAQIARLAARVTFKGTLKELNTALDTRAAALGLSRAEVEELAVPTYGLTEVGLRVDHFGEVRAETTVGADGVRTAWFAATGRPVKSAPAAVRSDHAEELRELKAAGKDIDKMVTAQAERLDRQFLAQRTWTYPAWRARYLDHPLLGTLARRLIWLVGEQALAWSDGGLTTVDGTAVTPADGAEVRLWHPIGRPVEEVLAWRERLERDLVVQPFKQAHREVYLLTAAEENTRTYSNRYAAHVLRQHQFHALAATRGWRNRLRLMVDDEYPPAARELPEWGLRAEFWVEGIGHEYGDDTTESGAYLRLATDQVRFYAVDAPEHSAHAGGGGYHRGWRGRPGDGIPLDQVPPLVFSEVMRDVDLFVGVASVGNDPTWQDGGPDGRFADYWTSYSFGELTATAQTRRDLLRRLVPRLAIADRATVEDRFLVVRGDLRTYRIHLGSGNILMSPNDQYLCIVPNQRADTGTGGVFLPFEGDRVLAVILSKAMLLARDTAITDPTITRQLQL encoded by the coding sequence ATGGCACCGACGGCGCAGCACCCGCAGCAGGTGGCCGAGCTGAAGCGCCTGCTCGCGGCCGGCGACACCGAAGCGATCATGGCCCAGCTGGTGTCCCTCGCCCAGGTGAGCCACGGAGCCTGGGGATTCGGCTCTCCCTCGGTCAAGGACGTGCTGCATGCGCTGCCCGGCCCGCAACAGCGGGAGCTGCTCCGGCAACTGCTCGACCAGGCTCGCACGGCACGCACCGCCGCCGACGCGGACCACCTGTTCGAGCTGGCCGAGTGGCTGGTGCGCAGGCTGTCCCCGCCGGACCCCGCCGACGCGTTCGCGCTGGTGCTGGAGGTCGAGGGACAGCGCTGGATGTGCCATGACCCGAGCCTGGTCAGCACCGCCTGGGACCTGCTCGACCGGGGGCGGGAGCTGCCCGCCGACTTCCTGGCGATGATGCGCCGCACGGTCACCGGCAGCTACCGCCCGAAGGAGTTCCCGGCGCTGCTCGCCAAGGTCCCTGCGCAGCCGCTGCTCAACCTGGGCGAGGCCTGGTCGGACCGGGTGCTGGCCGAGGTGGCGGAGCTGGGGCAGCCCTGGCACGACCTGGTCGCGCACGCCGCGACCGCGACGCCCACGAAGATCACCAAGGCGTTCGAGGTGCGTGGCCGGGCACTGCTCGACACCGTCGGCGTGGACAAGGCGGCCGTCGTGCTGACCGGCTGGCTTTCCCTGGTCGGCCGCCCCCGCACCCGGCCCGTGGTGCGCCGCCACTACGACAGCGACGTCAACGAGCTGTTCGACCCGGTCAACGCGACCGTGCTGCGCGGCCTGATCTGGCTGGCGGGCCTGCTGCCACCGCAGCCGGACCTGGCCCGGCTGCTGGGCGCGCTCGTCGACACGTCGCTGCGCAAGGCGGCCGGGGTCGGCCCGCGCTCCCCGAAGATCGCCAACACGGCCGTGCACACCCTGGCCCGCATCGACTCCGACGACGCGCTCGCGCAGATCGCACGGCTGGCCGCCCGTGTCACCTTCAAGGGCACCCTGAAGGAGCTCAACACCGCGCTGGACACCCGCGCCGCCGCCCTGGGGCTGAGCCGCGCGGAGGTCGAGGAGCTGGCCGTGCCGACGTACGGGCTGACCGAGGTCGGCCTGCGCGTCGACCACTTCGGCGAGGTGCGCGCCGAGACCACGGTCGGCGCCGACGGTGTACGCACGGCCTGGTTCGCCGCCACCGGCCGCCCCGTGAAGTCGGCGCCCGCCGCGGTGCGCAGCGACCACGCCGAGGAGCTGCGCGAGCTGAAGGCGGCCGGCAAGGACATCGACAAGATGGTCACCGCCCAGGCCGAGCGACTCGACCGCCAGTTCCTGGCCCAGCGCACCTGGACCTACCCGGCCTGGCGCGCCCGCTACCTCGACCACCCGCTGCTGGGCACGCTCGCCCGCCGCCTGATCTGGCTCGTCGGCGAGCAGGCCCTCGCCTGGTCGGACGGCGGCCTGACCACGGTGGACGGCACCGCCGTGACCCCGGCTGACGGGGCGGAGGTGCGGCTGTGGCACCCCATCGGCCGGCCGGTCGAGGAGGTGCTGGCGTGGCGGGAACGGCTGGAACGCGACCTGGTCGTGCAGCCGTTCAAGCAGGCCCACCGCGAGGTGTACCTGCTCACCGCGGCCGAGGAGAACACCCGGACCTACTCCAACCGGTACGCCGCCCACGTCCTGCGCCAGCACCAGTTCCATGCGCTGGCCGCCACCCGCGGCTGGCGCAACCGGCTGCGGCTCATGGTCGACGACGAGTACCCGCCGGCCGCCCGGGAGCTGCCCGAATGGGGTCTGCGCGCCGAGTTCTGGGTCGAGGGCATCGGGCACGAGTACGGCGACGACACCACCGAGAGCGGCGCGTACCTGCGCCTGGCCACCGACCAGGTGCGCTTCTACGCCGTGGACGCGCCCGAGCACAGCGCGCACGCCGGTGGCGGCGGTTACCACCGCGGCTGGCGCGGCCGCCCCGGCGACGGCATCCCGCTGGACCAGGTCCCGCCGCTGGTGTTCAGCGAGGTGATGCGTGACGTGGACCTGTTCGTCGGCGTCGCCAGCGTCGGCAACGACCCGACCTGGCAGGACGGCGGCCCCGACGGGCGGTTCGCCGACTACTGGACCTCGTACAGCTTCGGCGAGCTGACCGCGACCGCGCAGACCCGGCGCGACCTGCTGCGGCGGCTGGTGCCGCGGCTGGCGATCGCCGACCGCGCCACCGTCGAGGACCGCTTCCTCGTGGTACGGGGCGACCTGCGCACCTACCGGATCCACCTGGGCTCGGGCAACATCCTGATGAGCCCCAACGACCAGTACCTGTGCATCGTGCCGAACCAGCGCGCCGACACCGGGACCGGCGGGGTGTTCCTGCCGTTCGAGGGAGACCGCGTGCTGGCGGTGATCCTCAGCAAGGCGATGCTGCTCGCCCGCGACACGGCCATCACCGACCCCACCATCACCCGCCAGCTCCAGCTATGA
- a CDS encoding NAD-dependent epimerase/dehydratase family protein, translated as MRILVIGGSGLIGAHVTDVLGERGHTVSTVGDLLLSPLFVEPVTGRSLDEAIHEDSHDGIGT; from the coding sequence GTGAGAATCCTCGTGATCGGCGGCAGCGGCCTGATCGGCGCCCACGTGACGGACGTGCTCGGCGAGCGCGGGCACACCGTGTCCACCGTCGGCGATCTGCTGCTCAGCCCGCTGTTCGTGGAGCCGGTGACGGGCCGCTCGCTCGATGAGGCGATCCACGAGGATTCTCACGACGGCATCGGTACTTGA
- a CDS encoding VOC family protein, whose translation MTVPARISIVTLGVADLARSTAFYRALGWPLSGRSSVEISFFRTGGALLALYPTAALAADALLPAQDVTGFRGGTYAINVGSESAVDASLAVAVAAGAELLKPAQKVEWGGYSGYFADPDGHAWEIAYNPFWPLNDQGLPELPEPAQPA comes from the coding sequence GTGACCGTTCCCGCGCGCATCAGCATCGTGACGCTCGGCGTGGCCGACCTCGCCCGTTCGACCGCGTTCTACCGGGCGCTCGGCTGGCCGCTGTCCGGCCGCTCGTCTGTTGAGATCAGCTTTTTCCGCACCGGCGGCGCGTTGCTGGCCCTCTACCCCACCGCGGCGCTGGCCGCCGACGCGCTGCTGCCCGCGCAGGACGTCACCGGCTTCCGGGGCGGCACCTACGCGATCAACGTGGGTTCGGAGTCCGCGGTGGACGCGTCGCTCGCCGTCGCCGTGGCGGCCGGGGCAGAGCTGCTCAAGCCCGCGCAGAAGGTCGAGTGGGGCGGCTACTCGGGCTACTTCGCCGACCCCGACGGGCACGCCTGGGAGATCGCGTACAACCCGTTCTGGCCGCTCAACGACCAGGGCCTGCCCGAACTGCCGGAGCCCGCCCAACCCGCATGA
- a CDS encoding RNA polymerase sigma factor: MDAATDGPLIAESARRAVEAVWRIESARIVAALARYTGDFALAEDVAQEAVAEALVSWSRDGAPRDAVGWLLATARRRAIDLFRRRSARDERYAMLARGLGEGEHSAGVTVPADRSGELWDPDRIEDDILSLIFIACHPVLAPEARVALTLRAVGGLSSEEIARAFLVPVPTVQARITRAKKTIAAAHVPFELPPAEQRRERLGSVLSVLYVIFTEGSTATAGDSLLRRDLAYEAIRLARTLAALLPAEPEVSGLLALCELTAARFPARTGPDGEPVLLEDQDRRLWDRSAIRRGLAALGRASAAGRGLGPYGLQAAIAACHAAAPSVADTDWERIVLLYEALGRVAPSPVVELNRAVAVAMATGPGPALEIVDELVATDRLPGSYLVPSVRGELLARLGRTAEARAELELAARLCANLRERSVLLRKAAALA; encoded by the coding sequence ATGGACGCCGCCACCGACGGCCCGCTGATCGCCGAGTCGGCGCGGCGGGCCGTCGAGGCCGTCTGGCGCATCGAGTCCGCCCGGATCGTGGCCGCGCTGGCCCGCTACACCGGGGACTTCGCGCTGGCCGAGGACGTCGCGCAGGAGGCGGTGGCCGAGGCACTGGTCTCCTGGTCGCGGGACGGGGCGCCCCGGGACGCGGTGGGCTGGCTGCTCGCCACCGCCCGCCGCCGGGCGATCGACCTGTTCCGCCGCCGGTCGGCCCGCGACGAGCGGTACGCGATGCTCGCGCGTGGGCTCGGCGAGGGCGAGCACAGCGCGGGCGTGACGGTGCCCGCCGACCGGTCGGGGGAGCTGTGGGACCCGGACCGGATCGAGGACGACATCCTCTCGCTGATCTTCATCGCGTGCCATCCGGTGCTGGCGCCGGAGGCGCGGGTCGCGCTGACGCTGCGCGCGGTCGGCGGCCTGTCCAGCGAGGAGATCGCGCGGGCGTTCCTGGTGCCGGTGCCGACCGTGCAGGCGCGGATCACCCGGGCCAAGAAGACGATCGCCGCGGCGCACGTGCCGTTCGAGCTGCCGCCCGCCGAGCAGCGGCGCGAGCGGCTCGGGAGCGTACTGAGCGTGCTCTACGTGATCTTCACGGAGGGTTCGACGGCGACGGCCGGGGACAGCCTGCTGCGCCGTGATCTGGCGTACGAGGCGATCCGGCTGGCCCGGACCCTGGCCGCGCTGCTGCCGGCCGAGCCGGAGGTGTCGGGGCTGCTGGCGCTGTGCGAGCTGACGGCGGCCCGGTTCCCCGCCCGGACCGGGCCCGACGGTGAGCCGGTGCTGCTGGAGGACCAGGACCGGCGGCTGTGGGACCGGTCGGCGATCCGCCGTGGCCTGGCCGCGCTGGGCCGCGCCTCGGCCGCCGGGCGCGGGCTGGGGCCGTACGGCCTGCAGGCGGCGATCGCCGCGTGCCACGCGGCGGCGCCGTCGGTCGCCGACACCGACTGGGAGCGCATCGTGCTGCTGTACGAGGCGCTGGGCAGGGTGGCGCCGTCGCCGGTCGTCGAGCTGAACCGGGCCGTGGCCGTCGCCATGGCCACCGGACCCGGACCCGCGTTGGAGATCGTCGACGAGCTGGTGGCGACCGACCGGCTGCCGGGGTCGTACCTGGTGCCGAGCGTGCGCGGCGAGCTGCTGGCCCGGCTCGGCCGTACCGCCGAGGCGCGAGCGGAGCTGGAGCTCGCCGCCCGCCTCTGTGCCAACCTGCGCGAACGCTCCGTGCTCCTGCGCAAGGCGGCGGCGCTGGCGTGA
- a CDS encoding YciI family protein, whose amino-acid sequence MAKYMLIMRATDESLAKMMETPFEEMLETVGRFNEELIRAGVLIAAEGLDDAGQGVVVDYSGETPVVTDGPYGETKELFGGFYLIDVATKEEAVEWAKRMPATAGSKCEIRRVPTIDEFPQDNEWIIRERAWRERTGQL is encoded by the coding sequence ATGGCGAAGTACATGCTGATCATGCGCGCGACGGACGAGTCGCTCGCGAAGATGATGGAGACCCCGTTCGAGGAGATGCTGGAGACCGTCGGCCGCTTCAACGAGGAGCTGATCCGGGCCGGCGTGCTGATCGCCGCCGAGGGCCTGGACGATGCGGGCCAGGGCGTGGTGGTCGACTACAGCGGCGAGACGCCGGTGGTCACCGACGGCCCGTACGGCGAGACGAAGGAGCTGTTCGGCGGCTTCTACCTGATCGACGTGGCCACCAAGGAGGAGGCGGTCGAGTGGGCGAAGCGGATGCCCGCCACGGCCGGCTCGAAGTGCGAGATCCGCCGGGTGCCGACCATCGACGAGTTCCCGCAGGACAACGAGTGGATCATCAGGGAGCGGGCGTGGCGCGAGCGCACCGGCCAGCTCTGA
- a CDS encoding NAD(P)/FAD-dependent oxidoreductase: MRTVDVLVVGAGLAGLHTARLLAGRELTVMVVDRRRSLAAGIRTTGIFVRRTLDDFDLPGHLLGPGVRDVLLYPPSRRAPVHLASDRDEYRVADMAAVYEHAHRAAQAAGAQVLLGVRYAGTAGGVVLLEGAEPVAARFVVGADGARSRVARDLGLDVNRRFLVGAELVHPIESGTTSPAFHCVLDPRIAPGYLGWVIDDGEHAHVGVAGDPEQMRTGVRHLLEEFAATAPGRAAPAGQVARRGGPIPVGGVLRRIACPAGLLVGDAAGAVSPLTAGGLDPCLRLSELAASVAAGYLRTGDEGLLRRYDGNGLRARFRGRLALRRMFAGIRSVAAAEAAVALLRTGAGRGAAARIMFGDGSFPDVSPRLVGAAATS, encoded by the coding sequence GCAGGTCCCTGGCGGCGGGCATCCGCACCACGGGGATCTTCGTGCGGCGTACGCTCGACGACTTCGACCTGCCCGGCCACCTGCTCGGGCCCGGTGTCCGGGACGTGCTGCTCTACCCGCCTTCGCGGCGAGCGCCGGTGCATCTGGCCAGCGACCGCGACGAGTACCGGGTGGCCGACATGGCGGCCGTCTACGAGCACGCGCACCGCGCGGCGCAGGCCGCCGGTGCCCAGGTGCTGCTGGGCGTGCGCTACGCCGGGACGGCGGGGGGAGTGGTGCTGCTGGAGGGCGCGGAGCCGGTGGCGGCCAGGTTCGTCGTCGGGGCCGACGGCGCCCGCTCGCGGGTGGCCCGTGACCTCGGGCTGGACGTCAACCGGCGGTTCCTGGTGGGTGCCGAGCTGGTCCATCCGATCGAGTCGGGCACCACGAGCCCGGCGTTCCACTGCGTGCTGGACCCGAGGATCGCCCCCGGCTACCTGGGCTGGGTCATCGACGACGGCGAGCACGCGCACGTCGGGGTGGCGGGCGATCCGGAGCAGATGCGCACCGGCGTACGCCATCTGCTGGAGGAGTTCGCCGCGACCGCGCCCGGCCGGGCCGCGCCGGCCGGCCAGGTCGCGCGCCGGGGCGGCCCGATCCCGGTGGGAGGGGTGCTGCGACGGATAGCGTGCCCGGCCGGGCTGCTCGTCGGGGACGCGGCAGGCGCGGTGTCGCCGCTGACGGCGGGCGGGCTGGACCCGTGCCTGCGGCTGTCCGAGCTGGCCGCGTCGGTGGCGGCCGGATACCTGCGCACCGGCGACGAGGGCCTGCTGCGGCGCTACGACGGGAACGGGCTGCGGGCGCGGTTCCGGGGGCGGCTGGCGCTGCGGCGGATGTTCGCGGGCATCCGGTCGGTGGCGGCGGCGGAAGCCGCGGTCGCGTTGCTGCGCACGGGGGCGGGACGCGGCGCGGCGGCGCGGATCATGTTCGGGGACGGCTCGTTCCCGGACGTGTCGCCGCGGCTGGTCGGCGCGGCGGCCACGAGCTGA